Proteins encoded within one genomic window of Actinoplanes octamycinicus:
- a CDS encoding MFS transporter codes for MHALQGPLQATGFARLWTAAAVSNLGDGVTMVAGPLLLAAISDDPALIAGGAFAGQLPWLLFALVSGAFVDRLDRRRLIVTVNLLRGAVLAVLAVAVATGHVTVPLVYLVAFLLGVGETLADTAYGALLPSVVAPEDLDRANARLGATFTIANQFVAKPFGAWLYGIAAALPFGLDAASFVAAALLIAGLSRTAAPLPGSSSPPASEPAPARRRDLRAEIREGLRWLWNHRLLRTLALAMGVANIVFCAAFAVFVLYARDRLGLSEVGFGFLLTTFAVGGLTGAGLATRLSRRFGTGRVLRAGLIVELGTHLTLAITTNPVIAGAAIVIFGVHAMVWGVLVTTIRQRAVPDPLRGRVGSVYALLETGGAAVGWLLGAIMTQFWSVTTPFWFAASAMLAVTAAAWRPLSRINPVPGTPTA; via the coding sequence TTGCATGCCCTTCAGGGCCCGTTGCAGGCAACGGGCTTCGCACGACTCTGGACCGCCGCGGCGGTCTCCAACCTGGGCGACGGGGTCACCATGGTGGCCGGCCCACTCCTGCTCGCGGCGATCAGCGACGATCCCGCGCTGATCGCCGGCGGCGCGTTCGCCGGCCAACTCCCCTGGCTGCTGTTCGCATTGGTCAGCGGCGCCTTTGTGGACCGCCTGGACCGGCGGCGGCTGATCGTCACGGTCAACCTGCTGCGCGGCGCGGTGCTGGCCGTGCTGGCCGTGGCCGTCGCGACCGGGCACGTCACGGTGCCGCTGGTCTACCTGGTGGCGTTCCTGCTCGGGGTCGGTGAGACGCTCGCCGACACGGCGTACGGCGCGTTGCTGCCGTCGGTGGTCGCGCCGGAGGACCTGGACCGGGCCAACGCCCGGCTCGGCGCGACGTTCACGATCGCCAACCAGTTCGTCGCCAAGCCGTTCGGCGCGTGGCTCTACGGGATCGCCGCCGCGTTGCCGTTCGGCCTGGACGCGGCGTCCTTCGTGGCCGCCGCCCTGCTCATCGCCGGACTGTCCCGCACCGCGGCCCCGCTCCCGGGGAGCAGCTCACCGCCCGCGTCGGAGCCGGCCCCGGCCAGGCGCCGGGACCTGCGGGCCGAGATCCGCGAAGGCCTCCGCTGGCTGTGGAACCACCGCCTGCTCCGCACCCTGGCGCTGGCGATGGGCGTCGCGAACATCGTGTTCTGCGCGGCGTTCGCGGTCTTCGTCCTCTATGCCCGGGACCGCCTCGGCCTGTCCGAGGTCGGCTTCGGCTTCCTGCTGACCACGTTCGCGGTCGGCGGGCTGACCGGCGCCGGGCTCGCCACCAGGCTGTCCCGCCGCTTCGGCACCGGCCGGGTGCTGCGCGCCGGCCTGATCGTCGAACTCGGCACCCACCTGACCCTGGCGATCACCACCAACCCGGTGATCGCCGGGGCCGCCATTGTGATCTTCGGAGTGCACGCCATGGTGTGGGGCGTGCTGGTCACCACGATCCGCCAGCGAGCCGTCCCGGACCCGTTGCGCGGCCGGGTCGGCAGCGTCTACGCCCTCCTGGAGACCGGCGGCGCGGCCGTGGGCTGGCTGCTCGGCGCGATCATGACCCAGTTCTGGTCGGTCACCACCCCGTTCTGGTTCGCGGCGTCCGCGATGCTCGCGGTCACCGCCGCGGCCTGGCGTCCGCTCTCCAGGATCAACCCCGTTCCCGGTACGCCCACCGCCTGA
- a CDS encoding FHA domain-containing protein, producing MSSFTCPNGHVSIEADYCDTCGAKIGGAAEAAAAPAAAVAESPKGEDCPNCGTPRAGSARFCEDCGYDHTTGKVPQLTEVLPEPVAAGEWTATLFADPAYFALNEVEGVTFPADTGERTITLTPPQVRIGRGSTSKGTSPEVDLADTDPGASHNHALLTLNVDGVWLVTDLGSTNGTYINDEDQPLTAGQSRALKDGDQVHVGVWTTLTMHAP from the coding sequence GTGAGTTCCTTCACCTGCCCGAACGGGCACGTCTCCATCGAGGCGGACTACTGCGACACGTGCGGCGCGAAGATCGGCGGCGCTGCCGAGGCTGCGGCCGCTCCGGCCGCTGCCGTCGCGGAATCGCCGAAGGGCGAGGACTGCCCGAATTGCGGCACGCCCCGGGCCGGCTCCGCCCGGTTCTGCGAGGACTGCGGGTACGACCACACCACCGGCAAGGTGCCGCAGCTCACCGAGGTGCTGCCGGAGCCGGTGGCGGCCGGCGAGTGGACCGCGACGCTCTTCGCCGACCCGGCGTACTTCGCGCTCAACGAGGTCGAGGGCGTCACCTTCCCGGCCGACACCGGGGAGCGGACCATCACGCTGACCCCGCCGCAGGTCCGGATCGGGCGGGGCAGCACGTCGAAGGGCACCAGCCCGGAGGTGGACCTGGCCGACACCGACCCGGGCGCCTCGCACAACCACGCGCTGCTCACGCTGAACGTGGACGGGGTGTGGCTGGTCACCGACCTGGGGTCGACCAACGGGACCTACATCAACGACGAGGATCAGCCGCTGACCGCCGGGCAGTCGCGGGCGCTCAAGGACGGCGACCAGGTCCACGTGGGGGTCTGGACGACGCTTACGATGCACGCTCCGTGA
- a CDS encoding TetR/AcrR family transcriptional regulator: MSDRIASGVVFTVPPSLPRGRHELPREQVVAAQRERMLIAATELLAGAGYRGFGVREICARAAVSRAAFYECFTDKDACVYAAYDRFIAVFLDRLGTGTGVGDFVTSYLSTLTSDRVAARAFQVEMDALGRPARQRRRQAIERLAALVRDLLPGGSAVPLSACVGAIYALRQIASDGLDSDDDPDLVALAPELTTWLTRMVEDPA; encoded by the coding sequence ATGTCGGACCGGATCGCCAGCGGCGTGGTGTTCACCGTCCCGCCGTCGCTGCCCCGCGGCCGGCACGAGCTGCCCCGCGAGCAGGTGGTCGCCGCCCAGCGTGAGCGGATGCTGATCGCCGCCACCGAGCTGCTGGCCGGCGCCGGCTACCGCGGCTTCGGGGTGCGCGAGATCTGCGCCCGGGCGGCGGTGTCCCGGGCCGCGTTCTACGAGTGCTTCACCGACAAGGACGCCTGCGTCTACGCCGCCTACGACCGGTTCATCGCGGTCTTCCTGGACCGGCTCGGCACCGGCACCGGGGTCGGCGACTTCGTCACGTCGTACCTCAGCACTCTGACCAGCGATCGGGTCGCGGCCCGGGCCTTCCAGGTGGAGATGGACGCCCTCGGGCGGCCGGCCCGGCAGCGGCGCCGGCAGGCGATCGAGCGGCTCGCCGCGCTGGTCCGCGATCTGCTCCCGGGCGGCTCGGCGGTGCCGCTGAGCGCCTGCGTCGGGGCGATCTACGCGCTGCGGCAGATCGCCTCGGACGGGCTGGACAGCGACGACGATCCCGACCTGGTGGCGCTCGCCCCGGAACTGACGACCTGGTTGACTCGGATGGTGGAGGACCCCGCATGA
- a CDS encoding snapalysin family zinc-dependent metalloprotease: protein MMWRRVAAALVFVFALGWATPAQAAVRVLYYDASQAQEFVAVVNQGAQIWNSRVSNVRLEPVPAGRSPNIRVYADNGWPRTYTTSLGNGRWYMGRDAVNDGYYPPRIAAHEFGHILGLPDRRTGLCSDLMSGSSAPVSCTNANPSSTEAATVNRLFGTSVSVPAGYFTERAS from the coding sequence ATGATGTGGAGAAGAGTCGCCGCCGCGCTGGTGTTCGTGTTCGCGCTCGGCTGGGCCACCCCCGCCCAGGCCGCGGTCCGGGTGCTCTACTACGACGCCAGTCAGGCACAGGAGTTCGTCGCCGTGGTCAACCAGGGCGCGCAGATCTGGAACAGCCGGGTCAGCAACGTGCGGCTGGAGCCGGTCCCGGCCGGCCGGTCGCCGAACATCCGGGTCTACGCCGACAACGGCTGGCCCCGCACCTACACCACCTCGCTGGGCAACGGCCGCTGGTACATGGGCCGGGACGCGGTGAACGACGGGTACTACCCGCCGCGGATCGCCGCCCACGAGTTCGGTCACATCCTCGGCCTGCCGGACCGTCGCACCGGGCTGTGCAGCGACCTGATGTCCGGCAGCAGCGCCCCGGTGAGCTGCACGAACGCGAATCCGAGCAGCACCGAGGCGGCCACCGTCAACCGTCTGTTCGGCACCTCGGTGTCGGTGCCGGCCGGTTACTTCACGGAGCGTGCATCGTAA
- a CDS encoding PP2C family protein-serine/threonine phosphatase, translating to MILTECDSCAEGRATGASFCEACGRRLTETASVGSAGAEAGADAGETEATEADAPGPGRSTGLAGRDCPHCAAVGAVAADGYCEECGMLAGRPRDHTEADGDLVAAAVSDRGRRHHRNEDAMWLAVGTDAADVVVCDGVSSSFDPDVASEVAAKTAGELLARAQHPGGPAEPAGTDAETAAQPADEDATEPLEPAEPALPIAEVVGRAIQGAGEAVAQLVGTGDPRRTTSNPACTIVAAAVRGPHVGFGWVGDSRAYWIAATGPAEQLTEDDSWARHVIAMGADPRVAMNDPKAHAITAWLGADAGVIKPRVGAFTAGAPGHLVLCSDGLWNYLTDAQDFGDAVRSALRVATGPRPLLEAARALVAYANSAGGADNITVAIVPVPPRTEGEVAEAEGDAEINRDNETSEA from the coding sequence TTGATTCTGACCGAGTGCGACTCCTGCGCCGAGGGGCGCGCCACCGGCGCGTCGTTCTGCGAGGCGTGCGGGCGCCGGCTGACCGAGACCGCGTCGGTCGGCTCGGCCGGGGCGGAGGCCGGCGCCGACGCCGGCGAGACCGAGGCGACGGAAGCGGACGCCCCCGGGCCGGGCCGGAGCACCGGCCTGGCCGGCCGGGACTGCCCGCACTGCGCCGCGGTGGGCGCGGTCGCCGCCGACGGCTACTGCGAGGAGTGCGGGATGCTCGCCGGGCGCCCGCGCGACCACACCGAGGCGGACGGCGACCTGGTGGCGGCCGCGGTCAGCGACCGGGGCCGGCGGCACCACCGCAACGAGGACGCGATGTGGCTGGCGGTCGGCACGGACGCGGCCGACGTGGTGGTCTGCGACGGCGTCTCGTCGTCGTTCGACCCGGACGTGGCCTCCGAGGTGGCCGCCAAGACCGCCGGTGAGCTGCTGGCCCGCGCCCAGCACCCGGGCGGGCCCGCCGAGCCGGCCGGGACGGACGCGGAGACCGCGGCGCAGCCGGCCGACGAGGACGCGACCGAGCCGCTCGAGCCGGCCGAGCCGGCGCTGCCGATCGCCGAGGTGGTCGGCCGGGCGATCCAGGGCGCCGGCGAGGCGGTCGCCCAGCTGGTCGGCACCGGCGACCCGCGCCGGACCACCTCCAACCCGGCCTGCACGATCGTCGCCGCCGCGGTGCGCGGCCCGCACGTCGGGTTCGGCTGGGTCGGCGACAGCCGGGCCTACTGGATCGCCGCCACCGGGCCGGCCGAGCAGCTCACCGAGGACGACTCGTGGGCCCGGCACGTGATCGCGATGGGCGCCGACCCGCGGGTCGCGATGAACGATCCGAAAGCGCACGCGATCACCGCCTGGCTGGGCGCGGACGCCGGGGTGATCAAGCCGCGGGTCGGCGCGTTCACCGCGGGCGCGCCCGGGCACCTGGTGCTCTGCAGCGACGGGCTGTGGAACTACCTGACCGACGCGCAGGACTTCGGCGACGCGGTGCGGTCCGCGCTGCGCGTCGCCACGGGTCCGCGGCCGCTGCTGGAGGCGGCACGCGCGCTGGTGGCGTACGCGAACTCCGCCGGAGGCGCCGACAACATCACGGTCGCCATCGTGCCGGTGCCACCGCGGACCGAAGGGGAAGTGGCGGAAGCCGAAGGCGACGCCGAGATCAACCGTGACAACGAGACCAGCGAAGCATAA
- a CDS encoding ATP-binding protein, whose translation MSEFGSRLRELRRAAGLTMEQLAEASGVSARAISDMERGHSRAPQARTLTALAAALGLDPGGERDLGETARQQRTPAAGRPRLCEPPRAIKDFVGRADELDRMRRHALAGLGPAAVAVVHGQAGLGKTALAVRLADQLRDRYPDGRFYLDLRGTDPEPMPTGDALVRLLRALEVTARQIGETDDERSSQLRAVLRERRCLLVLDNAGSEAQVRPLLPSEGESLAVVTSRRVLGGLEGVERIALAPLAPAESAALLRAIAVQAADPRAAAEVEAVARLCGHLPLALRIAGTRLATRPAWTVEHLVTRLADADRRLATLSTGDLGVATAFALSHAQLSRPARELFRRLAHVPGVDFAPALAAVLTGTRPDDAADGLDELVDLGLLQQSGPDRYRFHDLIRLFAQERLRIEEPAGTRAATAKRMADWLLETAIVAGRWFEPGYGCLPDGYAGPVPLATAEEADAWLQAERNNWLGALRSASRGGQYQLVVDVAEAMHWYSDKYVRAEYWYDVYGRSRAAAARLPDRRQEVTHINYFSWAATNCARRPDEGARIAMDARRVAVELGDVKEQAWALRYAGDAWRLAGTPEAALPAYREAAELAEAAGDHDGYVQLRPGIARSLAELGRDEEAIAECAAALAEIDARPVAPRPALGARLNAQLTTASSLARLGRWAESLRAAEEALPVAVEYGYAGYLAEVHLTIGRARLALGARDAARPSLHLARDLLRDLPHSALQTLARESLRSLA comes from the coding sequence GTGTCGGAGTTCGGAAGCAGGCTGCGCGAGCTACGGCGAGCCGCGGGACTGACCATGGAACAGCTCGCCGAGGCGTCCGGGGTGAGCGCTCGCGCGATCAGCGACATGGAACGCGGGCACAGCCGGGCCCCGCAGGCCCGCACCCTGACCGCGCTCGCCGCCGCGCTCGGGCTCGACCCGGGCGGCGAGCGCGACCTCGGGGAGACCGCCCGCCAGCAGCGCACCCCGGCGGCCGGCCGGCCCCGGCTGTGTGAGCCGCCGCGGGCGATCAAGGACTTCGTCGGGCGGGCCGACGAGCTGGACCGGATGCGCCGGCATGCCCTGGCCGGCCTCGGCCCGGCCGCGGTCGCGGTGGTGCACGGGCAGGCCGGGCTGGGCAAGACCGCGCTCGCCGTGCGCCTGGCCGACCAGCTGCGCGACCGCTACCCGGACGGCCGGTTCTACCTGGACCTGCGCGGCACCGACCCGGAGCCGATGCCGACCGGTGACGCCCTGGTCCGGCTGCTGCGCGCGCTCGAGGTGACCGCCCGGCAGATCGGCGAGACCGACGACGAACGCTCCAGCCAGCTGCGCGCCGTGCTGCGCGAGCGCCGCTGCCTGCTGGTGCTGGACAACGCCGGCAGCGAGGCCCAGGTCCGGCCGCTGCTGCCCAGCGAGGGCGAGAGCCTGGCCGTGGTGACCAGCCGCCGGGTGCTCGGCGGTCTGGAGGGGGTGGAGCGGATCGCGCTGGCCCCGCTGGCCCCGGCCGAGTCGGCCGCGCTGCTCCGGGCGATCGCGGTACAGGCCGCCGACCCGCGCGCGGCCGCCGAGGTGGAGGCGGTGGCCCGGCTCTGCGGGCATCTGCCGCTGGCGCTGCGGATCGCCGGCACCCGGCTGGCCACCCGCCCGGCCTGGACCGTCGAGCACCTGGTGACCCGGCTCGCCGACGCCGACCGGCGGCTCGCCACCCTGTCCACCGGCGACCTCGGGGTGGCCACCGCGTTCGCGCTGTCCCACGCGCAGCTCTCGCGCCCGGCCCGGGAGCTGTTCCGGCGGCTCGCGCACGTGCCCGGGGTGGACTTCGCGCCGGCCCTGGCCGCGGTGCTCACCGGCACCCGCCCGGACGACGCCGCCGACGGCCTGGACGAGCTGGTCGACCTGGGCCTGTTGCAGCAGTCCGGGCCGGACCGCTACCGCTTCCACGACCTGATCCGGCTCTTCGCGCAGGAGCGGCTGCGGATCGAGGAGCCGGCCGGCACCCGGGCCGCGACCGCCAAGCGGATGGCCGACTGGTTGCTGGAGACCGCGATCGTCGCGGGCCGCTGGTTCGAGCCGGGGTACGGCTGCCTGCCCGACGGCTACGCCGGCCCGGTCCCGCTGGCCACCGCCGAGGAGGCCGACGCCTGGCTGCAGGCGGAGCGGAACAACTGGCTGGGCGCGCTCCGCTCGGCGTCCCGCGGCGGGCAGTACCAGCTGGTCGTGGACGTGGCCGAGGCGATGCACTGGTACTCCGACAAGTACGTGCGGGCGGAGTACTGGTACGACGTCTACGGCCGCTCCCGGGCCGCCGCCGCGCGCCTGCCGGACCGGCGGCAGGAGGTCACCCACATCAACTACTTCTCCTGGGCGGCCACCAACTGCGCCCGCCGGCCGGACGAGGGCGCCCGGATCGCGATGGACGCCCGCCGGGTGGCGGTCGAACTGGGCGACGTCAAGGAGCAGGCGTGGGCGCTGCGCTACGCCGGGGACGCCTGGCGGCTGGCCGGCACCCCGGAGGCGGCACTGCCGGCGTACCGGGAGGCCGCCGAGCTGGCCGAGGCGGCCGGCGACCACGACGGCTACGTGCAGCTGCGGCCCGGGATCGCGCGGAGCCTGGCCGAGCTGGGCCGGGACGAGGAGGCGATCGCCGAGTGCGCGGCCGCGCTGGCCGAGATCGACGCCCGGCCGGTGGCGCCGCGGCCGGCGCTGGGCGCCCGGCTCAACGCGCAGCTCACCACGGCGTCGTCGCTGGCCCGGCTGGGCCGCTGGGCCGAGTCGCTGCGGGCGGCCGAGGAGGCGCTGCCGGTCGCGGTCGAGTACGGCTACGCCGGCTACCTGGCTGAGGTGCACCTCACCATCGGCCGGGCAAGGCTCGCCCTGGGTGCCCGGGACGCCGCCCGCCCCTCCCTGCATCTGGCCCGTGACCTGCTGCGGGACCTGCCGCACAGCGCGCTGCAGACGCTCGCCCGGGAGAGCCTGCGGTCCCTCGCCTGA
- a CDS encoding inositol monophosphatase family protein: protein METDLELAQRAALTGAAEALRHFAVIADLPQEIKKDGTVVTLADRAVEHAIRAVLAEARPDDAVLGEEHGETTSRNGRRWIIDPIDGTALFVKGDGRWLVLIALEVEGEVTTGVQVVPVQGLAWWASRGAGAYRGKVVDGGIVAAERIHVAAAPDRVAGSRLGVVPLDWGREIAAPLIAVAAEEPWPVHPPLLVAQGDLDVAVQTGGQIWDFAASSVIIPEAGGCFRGLNGQERPGSGAFVFASSPALLDSALDLLRGQNAQVVP from the coding sequence GTGGAGACGGATCTCGAACTGGCCCAGCGGGCCGCACTGACCGGCGCCGCCGAGGCGCTCCGCCACTTCGCGGTGATCGCCGACCTGCCGCAGGAGATCAAGAAGGACGGCACCGTGGTGACCCTGGCCGACCGCGCGGTCGAGCACGCGATCCGGGCGGTGCTCGCCGAGGCGCGGCCGGACGACGCCGTGCTCGGCGAGGAGCACGGCGAGACGACCAGCCGGAACGGGCGCCGATGGATCATCGACCCGATCGACGGGACGGCGTTGTTCGTCAAGGGCGACGGGCGGTGGCTGGTGCTGATCGCGCTGGAGGTGGAGGGGGAGGTCACCACCGGGGTGCAGGTGGTGCCGGTGCAGGGGCTCGCGTGGTGGGCCTCGCGCGGGGCCGGGGCCTACCGCGGGAAGGTCGTCGACGGCGGGATCGTCGCGGCGGAGCGGATCCACGTGGCGGCGGCGCCGGACCGGGTGGCCGGGAGCCGGCTCGGGGTGGTGCCGCTGGACTGGGGGCGGGAGATCGCGGCGCCGCTGATCGCGGTGGCGGCCGAGGAGCCGTGGCCGGTGCATCCGCCGTTGCTGGTGGCGCAGGGTGACCTGGACGTGGCGGTGCAGACCGGCGGGCAGATCTGGGACTTCGCGGCCAGCTCGGTGATCATCCCGGAGGCGGGTGGGTGCTTCCGCGGGCTGAACGGGCAGGAGCGGCCGGGGAGTGGGGCGTTCGTGTTCGCGAGCAGCCCGGCGCTGCTGGACTCGGCGCTGGATCTCCTCCGGGGGCAGAACGCGCAGGTCGTACCGTGA
- a CDS encoding vWA domain-containing protein, translating to MSYSAEAFQNEYLAMGASEVNAIVTVSSSGGEGGRRSAGATEIIIVDASGSMQAEGRMAAARQAAKAAVNCIDDGVRFAIIAGVSTAQQLFPDPGQLAVASPQSRADALRAIDRLQASGGTAMGAWLLLATQLFDQRPGDIKHAILLTDGDNGERFGYLESVLEQIAGRFVCDCRGVGTNWKVSELRKIATAMLGTVDIVARPEGLTAAFEQMITGAMGKTAADVQLKVWTPVNASVRFVKQVEPQVMDLTGKRVEDGPRAGRYPLGSWGQESRDYHVCIDVPAGKAGDEMLAARVSVVEGDTVHAQSLVRAVWTEDTALSTRINRQVAHYTGQAELAQTIQEGIAAREAGDERTATIKFGRAAQLAHESGNKATEDLLSKVVEIEDAATGTVRLRRKVNAADEMALDTQSTKTVRVGRSQ from the coding sequence GTGTCCTACAGCGCCGAGGCCTTCCAGAACGAGTACCTCGCCATGGGCGCCAGCGAGGTGAACGCGATCGTGACCGTCTCCTCGTCGGGCGGCGAGGGCGGCCGCCGCAGCGCCGGGGCGACCGAGATCATCATCGTCGACGCGTCCGGATCCATGCAGGCCGAGGGCCGGATGGCGGCCGCCCGGCAGGCCGCCAAGGCCGCGGTGAACTGCATCGACGACGGCGTCCGGTTCGCCATCATCGCCGGGGTCAGCACCGCGCAGCAGCTCTTCCCGGACCCGGGTCAGCTGGCCGTCGCGTCGCCGCAGTCGCGGGCCGACGCGCTGCGGGCGATCGACCGGCTGCAGGCCAGCGGCGGCACCGCGATGGGCGCCTGGCTGCTGCTCGCCACCCAGCTGTTCGATCAGCGGCCGGGCGACATCAAGCACGCCATCCTGCTCACCGACGGTGACAACGGCGAGCGGTTCGGCTACCTGGAGAGCGTGCTGGAGCAGATCGCCGGCCGGTTCGTCTGCGACTGCCGCGGCGTCGGCACGAACTGGAAGGTCTCCGAGCTCCGCAAGATCGCCACGGCGATGCTGGGCACCGTCGACATCGTCGCCCGGCCGGAGGGGCTGACCGCCGCGTTCGAGCAGATGATCACCGGCGCGATGGGCAAGACCGCCGCGGACGTGCAGCTCAAGGTGTGGACGCCGGTGAACGCCTCGGTCCGGTTCGTCAAGCAGGTGGAGCCGCAGGTGATGGACCTGACCGGCAAGCGGGTCGAGGACGGGCCGCGGGCCGGGCGCTATCCGCTGGGCTCCTGGGGGCAGGAGAGCCGGGACTACCACGTCTGCATCGACGTGCCGGCCGGCAAGGCCGGCGACGAGATGCTGGCCGCCCGGGTCTCGGTGGTGGAGGGCGACACCGTGCACGCGCAGTCCCTGGTGCGGGCGGTGTGGACCGAGGACACCGCGCTCTCCACCCGGATCAACCGGCAGGTCGCGCACTACACCGGGCAGGCCGAGCTGGCCCAGACGATCCAGGAGGGGATCGCCGCCCGGGAGGCCGGCGACGAGCGGACCGCGACGATCAAGTTCGGCCGGGCCGCCCAGCTCGCCCACGAGAGCGGCAACAAGGCCACCGAGGACCTGCTCTCCAAGGTCGTCGAGATCGAGGACGCGGCGACCGGCACGGTCCGGCTGCGGCGCAAGGTGAACGCGGCGGACGAGATGGCGCTGGACACGCAGAGCACCAAGACGGTGCGCGTCGGGCGGTCGCAGTGA
- a CDS encoding alpha/beta fold hydrolase yields the protein MGYVTTSDGTNIYFKDWGAGRPVVLSHGWPLNADSWEAQQLFLAQNGYRVIAHDRRGHGRSDQTWHGNEMDTYAADLAAVIETLDLRDVTLVGFSTGGGEIARYIGNHGTARVAQAVLVSAVPPLMLQTDDNPGGLPISVFDGIRAGSLADRSQLYKDFAAGPFFGANRPGAQVSQGMQDSFWLQGMTAGHHNTYECVAAFSATDFRGDLAKFDVPTLVIHGDDDQVVPFEVGGKASAALVKGAELKVYPGAPHGITDTHKEQLGQDLLAFLNSYAA from the coding sequence ATGGGCTACGTGACCACCTCCGACGGCACGAACATCTACTTCAAGGACTGGGGCGCCGGCCGCCCGGTCGTGCTCAGCCACGGCTGGCCGCTGAACGCGGACAGCTGGGAGGCGCAGCAACTGTTCCTCGCGCAGAACGGCTACCGGGTGATCGCCCACGACCGCCGCGGCCACGGCCGGTCCGACCAGACCTGGCACGGCAACGAGATGGACACCTACGCCGCCGACCTGGCCGCCGTCATCGAGACGCTGGACCTGCGGGACGTCACCCTGGTCGGCTTCTCCACCGGTGGCGGCGAGATCGCCCGCTACATCGGCAACCACGGCACCGCCCGGGTGGCGCAGGCCGTGCTGGTCTCCGCGGTGCCGCCGCTGATGCTGCAGACCGACGACAACCCGGGCGGCCTGCCGATCTCGGTGTTCGACGGCATCCGGGCCGGCTCGCTGGCCGACCGCTCGCAGCTCTACAAGGACTTCGCGGCCGGCCCGTTCTTCGGGGCCAACCGTCCCGGCGCGCAGGTCTCGCAGGGCATGCAGGACTCGTTCTGGCTGCAGGGCATGACCGCCGGGCACCACAACACCTACGAGTGCGTCGCCGCCTTCTCGGCCACCGACTTCCGCGGCGACCTGGCCAAGTTCGACGTGCCGACGCTGGTCATCCACGGCGACGACGACCAGGTGGTGCCGTTCGAGGTGGGCGGCAAGGCGTCCGCCGCCCTGGTCAAGGGCGCCGAGCTGAAGGTCTACCCGGGTGCCCCGCACGGCATCACCGACACCCACAAGGAGCAGCTGGGCCAGGACCTGCTGGCGTTCCTGAACAGCTACGCGGCCTGA